The Pecten maximus chromosome 12, xPecMax1.1, whole genome shotgun sequence genome includes a region encoding these proteins:
- the LOC117339830 gene encoding serine/threonine-protein phosphatase 2A 55 kDa regulatory subunit B alpha isoform-like: MMAGNGGDIQWCFSQVKGAIETEDVTEPDIISCVEFNNDGDLLATGDKGGRVVIFQRDKGKIGLPLRGEYNVYSTFQSHEPEFDYLKSLEIEEKINKILWMKRTNPANFLLSTNDKTIKLWKVTERDKRPEGYNLKDEAGLMRDPSTVTTLRVPMFKPMELMVEASPRRIFANAHTYHINSISINSDQETYLSADDLRINLWHLEVTDQSFNIVDIKPANMEELTEVITAAEFHPLDCNLFVYSSSKGTIRLCDMRQQALCDKHAKLFEEPEDPTNRSFFSEIISSISDVKFSHNGRYMVTRDYLSVKVWDLHMDTKPIETYQVHEYLRSKLCSLYENDCIFDKFECSWSGDDRHIMTGSYNNFYRMFDRESKRDTTLEASRENMKPRTVLKPRKVCTGGKRKKEEISVDCLDFNKKILHTAWHPNENILAVAATNNLYIFQSKD, encoded by the exons ATGATGGCGG GAAATGGCGGGGATATTCAGTGGTGTTTTTCACAAGTGAAGGGAGCTATCGAGACTGAAGATGTTACAGAAC cGGACATTATATCCTGTGTAGAATTTAACAATGATGGTGATCTCCTGGCAACGGGTGACAAAGGTGGACGTGTTGTCATTTTCCAGCGCGATAAG GGCAAGATTGGACTGCCTCTTCGTGGGGAATACAATGTGTACAGCACCTTCCAGAGTCACGAGCCGGAGTTTGATTATCTCAAAAGTTtagaaattgaagaaaaaattaACAAGATTCTTTGGATGAAGAGGACCAATCCTGCTAATTTTCTACTCTCCACTAACG ATAAAACTATAAAACTCTGGAAAGTAACGGAGCGTGACAAGAGGCCTGAAGGCTACAACTTGAAGGATGAGGCAGGCTTGATGCGGGATCCTTCAACTGTGACAACGTTACGGGTGCCAATGTTCAAGCCTATGGAATTGATGGTGGAAGCTAGTCCTCGTCGAATATTTGCAAATGCTCATACCTATCACATCAATTCTATATCCATCAACAGTGATCAGGAAACCTATCTGTCTGCAGATGATTTGAGAATCAACCTCTGGCATCTGGAAGTGACCGACCAGAGTTTCA ACATTGTTGACATTAAGCCGGCCAATATGGAGGAGCTGACAGAGGTCATCACTGCGGCAGAGTTCCACCCTCTGGACTGTAACTTATTTGTGTATAGTAGTAGTAAAGGAACGATTAGACTTTGTGATATGCGCCAACAAGCTTTGTGTGACAAACATGCCAAAT TGTTTGAGGAACCAGAAGACCCCACCAATAGGAGTTTCTTTTCTGAAATTATTTCCAGTATATCAGATGTAAAATTTAGTCATAACGGACGTTACATGGTGACAAGAGATTACTTGTCTGTGAAAGTGTGGGATTTACATATGGACACAAAGCCGATAGAAACATACCAGGTGCACGAGTACTTACGCAGCAAGTTATGCTCTCTATATGAAAATGACTGCATCTTCGACAAGTTTGAGTGTTCATGGAGTGGTGACGACAG GCACATTATGACGGGATCATACAACAACTTTTATAGAATGTTTGACCGTGAATCTAAACGTGACACAACGTTAGAAGCAAGCAGAGAGAATATGAAACCTCGTACAGTGCTGAAGCCACGCAAAGTGTGTACAGGTGGTAAACGCAAGAAAGAGGAGATCAGTGTTGACTGTCTCGATTTCAACAAGAAAATCCTGCATACTGCTTGGCATCCCAACGAAAACATTCTAGCTGTTGCTGCTACCAATAACTTGTACATCTTCCAGAGTAAAGACTAG